Proteins co-encoded in one Streptomyces sp. NBC_00091 genomic window:
- a CDS encoding alpha/beta fold hydrolase yields MNHYSMEDIMDTVTVNGIRLAYESRGTGEPVLLISPVLCDGFVPLLAEPALAERYRLIRYHKRGWGGSTHTPGPVAVADHVADAVALLDHLGIDRVHAAGHSSGAAVAAQMAQDHPDRVATVSLLELSLLSVPAGEAFFAQAAPAFEAYAAGDAERAIGLFLSLVSGMDPEHCRTLLDERLPGGFALAVKDADTFFGIELPALAEWRFGPEHAAAIRQPVLSLLGSETRQLWVEVAEFLRSTVPDVEECVVDSVGHLLHIQRSRPVAKAMARFLARHPMAC; encoded by the coding sequence GTGAACCACTACTCCATGGAGGACATCATGGACACCGTCACGGTGAACGGCATCCGGCTCGCATACGAGAGCCGCGGAACCGGGGAGCCGGTCCTGCTCATCAGCCCGGTCCTCTGCGACGGGTTCGTCCCGCTCCTAGCCGAACCGGCACTCGCCGAGCGCTACCGGCTCATCCGCTACCACAAGCGGGGCTGGGGCGGCAGCACCCATACCCCCGGGCCGGTCGCGGTCGCCGACCACGTCGCCGACGCCGTCGCGCTGCTCGACCACCTCGGCATCGACCGCGTCCACGCGGCCGGGCACTCGAGCGGCGCGGCCGTCGCCGCCCAGATGGCCCAGGACCACCCCGACCGCGTCGCCACCGTTTCCCTGCTGGAGCTCTCCCTGCTGTCCGTGCCCGCCGGCGAGGCGTTCTTCGCGCAGGCGGCCCCGGCGTTCGAGGCGTACGCCGCCGGGGACGCCGAACGGGCCATCGGACTGTTCCTGTCCTTGGTCAGCGGCATGGACCCGGAGCACTGCCGGACCCTGCTCGACGAGCGCCTGCCGGGCGGCTTCGCACTGGCGGTCAAGGACGCCGACACGTTCTTCGGGATCGAGCTGCCCGCCCTGGCCGAGTGGCGGTTCGGCCCCGAGCACGCCGCGGCGATCCGCCAACCGGTGCTGTCCCTGCTGGGAAGCGAGACCCGACAGCTGTGGGTCGAGGTCGCCGAGTTCCTCCGCTCGACCGTGCCCGACGTCGAGGAGTGCGTCGTCGACTCAGTGGGCCACCTGCTCCACATCCAACGGTCCCGGCCGGTCGCCAAGGCCATGGCCCGCTTCCTGGCCCGTCACCCGATGGCCTGCTGA
- a CDS encoding transcriptional regulator gives MALAPGDGNPLERAREAAARGAWADAYAGYRAAREAGGLGPAELAEFADIAYAAGHLDVTIETWERLHAELAGLGEDNAAAGAAVRVAMHLLFDTALMAPVRGWLRRAERLLDPAAQTPAHAWFAAVRTFERLLSGDLEAARDWAGRAIETGSRTDPAAAAIGRVARARLVILDGDVEGGLALLDDAGTAAMAGDLDALSTGVVYCELVCALQGLAQYDLAEQWTEAMERWARTNAIGSLHGRCRVHRAEILRLRGQCASAERQVLLACEELRPYVRRELGWPLTELGRIRLRRGDPAGAEEALLAAHRLGWDPEPGLSLVRLAGGDADTAAAAIREALARPLPVPSKELPPTSGLRRAPLLDAQVRIAVARGDLETARIAARELEEVAARFESNALTASALSARGEVLLAEGDAAGSSVLFTDAVRAWSEVGAPYETAECRLRLADARRALGDLRAESFEREAARTELDRIAHAPAAAEPEPEPDTAEPDTFVREGDYWRVVFDGRRVTARDSKGMHHLARLLAAPGREFHVLDLAAADSADPEAAAGLSRAGDAGPLLDDRAKRMYRRRLAEIEDDIEEARADNDIGRREQAELERGFLIEELARAVGLGGRDRHAGAASERARAAVTQAVRKAIGRLREASPALGDHLDRTIRTGTYCAYAPDPRVPSPWHCRSVSGRS, from the coding sequence GTGGCCCTTGCCCCCGGCGACGGAAACCCACTGGAGCGGGCGCGCGAAGCCGCCGCCCGTGGGGCGTGGGCGGACGCCTACGCCGGCTACCGGGCGGCCCGGGAGGCGGGCGGGCTGGGCCCGGCGGAGCTCGCCGAATTCGCCGACATCGCCTACGCCGCGGGGCACCTCGACGTCACGATCGAGACCTGGGAGCGGCTCCACGCGGAACTGGCCGGGCTCGGCGAGGACAACGCGGCGGCCGGAGCGGCCGTACGGGTCGCCATGCACCTGCTCTTCGACACCGCGCTGATGGCCCCCGTACGAGGGTGGCTGCGCCGCGCCGAACGCCTCCTCGACCCGGCGGCGCAGACCCCCGCACACGCGTGGTTCGCGGCGGTGCGCACCTTCGAGCGCCTCCTCAGCGGCGACCTCGAAGCGGCCCGGGACTGGGCCGGGCGGGCGATCGAGACCGGCTCGCGGACCGATCCGGCGGCAGCGGCGATCGGGCGGGTGGCCCGGGCGCGACTGGTGATCCTCGACGGCGACGTCGAAGGGGGACTGGCGCTCCTCGATGACGCCGGCACGGCGGCGATGGCCGGCGACCTCGACGCGCTGTCGACCGGAGTCGTCTACTGCGAGCTGGTGTGCGCACTGCAGGGCCTGGCCCAGTACGACCTGGCCGAACAGTGGACCGAGGCGATGGAGCGGTGGGCGCGCACGAACGCCATCGGCAGCCTGCACGGCCGGTGCCGGGTGCACCGGGCCGAGATCCTGCGCCTGCGGGGCCAGTGCGCGAGCGCCGAGCGGCAGGTGCTGCTCGCGTGCGAGGAGCTGCGCCCCTACGTGCGGCGCGAGCTGGGCTGGCCGCTGACGGAGCTGGGCCGGATCCGGCTGCGGCGCGGCGACCCGGCCGGCGCCGAAGAGGCGCTGCTCGCCGCCCATCGCCTCGGGTGGGATCCCGAACCGGGGCTCTCGCTCGTCCGGCTCGCCGGCGGTGACGCGGACACGGCGGCCGCCGCGATCCGGGAGGCACTGGCCCGGCCGCTGCCGGTCCCGTCGAAGGAGCTGCCCCCCACCTCCGGGCTGCGGCGGGCACCGCTGCTGGACGCGCAGGTCAGGATCGCCGTCGCCCGCGGCGACCTGGAGACGGCGCGGATCGCGGCCCGCGAGCTCGAGGAGGTCGCCGCCCGCTTCGAGAGCAACGCGCTCACCGCGTCGGCGCTGAGCGCCCGGGGTGAGGTCCTGCTCGCCGAGGGGGACGCGGCCGGCTCGTCCGTGCTCTTCACCGACGCCGTCCGGGCCTGGAGCGAGGTCGGCGCCCCCTACGAGACGGCCGAGTGCCGCCTGCGGCTCGCGGACGCCCGCCGCGCCCTGGGCGACCTCCGGGCCGAGAGCTTCGAGCGGGAGGCGGCGCGTACCGAGCTCGACCGGATCGCCCACGCTCCCGCGGCCGCCGAGCCGGAGCCGGAGCCGGACACGGCCGAGCCGGACACCTTCGTCCGGGAGGGCGATTACTGGAGGGTCGTCTTCGACGGCCGGCGCGTGACCGCACGCGACAGCAAGGGCATGCACCACCTCGCCCGGCTGCTCGCCGCGCCGGGCCGGGAGTTCCACGTCCTCGACCTGGCCGCCGCCGACAGTGCCGACCCCGAGGCCGCCGCCGGGCTCTCCCGCGCCGGAGACGCCGGTCCCCTCCTGGACGACCGCGCCAAGCGGATGTACCGCCGACGGCTCGCCGAGATCGAGGACGACATCGAGGAGGCCCGCGCCGACAACGACATCGGCAGGCGGGAGCAGGCCGAGCTCGAACGCGGATTCCTGATCGAGGAACTCGCCCGGGCCGTCGGGCTCGGCGGGCGCGACCGGCACGCGGGCGCGGCCTCCGAGCGGGCCCGCGCTGCCGTCACCCAGGCCGTACGCAAGGCCATCGGCCGCCTCCGCGAGGCCTCTCCCGCCCTCGGTGACCACCTCGACCGCACGATCCGTACGGGGACCTACTGCGCCTACGCCCCCGATCCGCGCGTTCCCTCCCCGTGGCACTGCCGATCCGTCTCCGGGCGTTCCTGA
- a CDS encoding nitronate monooxygenase family protein — MLSTPVCGLLGIEVPVVCAPFGPWDEVDLAVAVSEAGGLGSVGTAVRGLAELKAQWARLRDLTERPFAINHTTRPLDEEAFAATIEQRPTAISFHLAVPVDLIARAHDAGILWIQQVMDARMAAEALDAGADVIVAQGGEAGGQGGEVSTLVLVPQVVDMAGGTPVLAAGGIADGRGLAAALCLGAQGVVMGTRFLASTEMSVSDAWKQRILDADATDTVKVPHSERVLPPFSRPSVLGTPRTLRTPLVDTLREHPEEVDPARIVPRLLEAIGRGRGDEYLPFTGQSAALVHEVKSAGDIVREVVHEAETILGRSA, encoded by the coding sequence ATGCTTTCCACGCCGGTGTGCGGACTGCTCGGTATCGAGGTGCCCGTCGTCTGCGCCCCGTTCGGCCCGTGGGACGAGGTCGACCTGGCGGTGGCGGTGAGCGAGGCGGGCGGCCTGGGCAGCGTGGGCACGGCGGTGCGGGGGCTCGCGGAACTCAAGGCCCAGTGGGCCCGGTTGCGTGATCTGACGGAGCGCCCGTTCGCGATCAACCACACGACCAGGCCGCTCGACGAGGAGGCCTTCGCCGCCACGATCGAGCAGCGGCCCACGGCGATCTCCTTCCACCTCGCCGTGCCCGTGGACCTGATCGCCCGCGCGCACGACGCCGGAATCCTCTGGATCCAGCAGGTGATGGACGCGCGCATGGCGGCCGAGGCGCTCGACGCGGGGGCCGATGTGATCGTCGCGCAGGGCGGCGAGGCGGGCGGTCAGGGCGGCGAGGTCAGCACCCTGGTCCTCGTACCGCAGGTCGTCGACATGGCGGGCGGCACCCCCGTCCTCGCGGCGGGCGGGATCGCGGACGGCCGCGGACTGGCCGCCGCGCTCTGCCTGGGCGCGCAGGGAGTCGTCATGGGGACCCGGTTCCTCGCGTCGACGGAGATGAGCGTGTCCGACGCCTGGAAGCAGCGGATCCTCGACGCCGATGCCACCGACACGGTGAAGGTCCCCCACAGCGAACGCGTCCTGCCGCCCTTCAGCCGGCCGAGCGTCCTCGGCACACCCCGTACGCTGCGCACCCCGCTCGTCGACACCCTGCGCGAGCACCCCGAGGAGGTCGACCCCGCACGGATCGTGCCCCGGCTCCTGGAGGCCATCGGCCGGGGCCGGGGCGACGAGTACCTGCCCTTCACCGGCCAGTCGGCCGCGCTCGTCCACGAGGTCAAGTCCGCGGGCGACATCGTCCGGGAGGTCGTGCACGAGGCGGAGACCATCCTGGGCAGATCCGCGTAG